The genomic DNA CATCGAGGTCCAGTTCTCCCAGTGCAGTAGTTCAAtcagccactagagggcgccGGACGACTCCAGCTCCTCGTGGTTCTTCTTCAGCtgattttctgcaggttttctgcttTCTTGGGTTGATAAACAGGAAGTCTGAGGATGGCAGCTTCAccttcatcatcctcctcttcctcagctgcaGCATCAGTGATCCTAGAGGTCCAGTTCATCTCCTGCTGATGCTTCCAGTTCTTCtgggtttctgctgctcagCTTCTGATCTGCTTCACTGACAGCTTCAACTTTTCTGTCTGGACCAACAGATGATTGATTTGCTGCTGGAAACGGTGATGGTGCAGCAgatcctgcagggggcgctctgGGGCCTCAGTGTTCAGGTCGGTTACAGTCACATCTCCCAGACTCCTGAAACTATTGGTTCCTTCCTGAAATGATTTCCTGCAATAAAATGTTGGCTGGCAATGACCTGAACACTGagcaaaacctgaaaaagttcaaatctgACCTACAGTTTTACAGCTCAACTCATGACAATAAAGGTGTTTGTTGTCACCTGAAAGGGGGAGGAGCCTAAGGTGTTGGTGGTTTCAAACAGACCTGGAGCTCAGGGTCTGAAGAGAGCAGCGCTGGCCGGCATCCAGACCAGGGTAGGTTAGGATTCATCCTAATTAATGTGAAGTTTTACtcatctctgtttttgtcttccaaCAGGTTGTGGATCACAAGCTGTATGGCAGCAGAGCTGAGTTTGATGCCACCATTGACCTTCTCCTTAAAGAGTTTGGAGTGGAACTGGTCTGCCTTGCTGGTTTCATGAGGATCCTGACTGGGATCTTTGTGAAAAAATGGCATGGTAAAAGTCTGTTCATGTGtaaagttttattgtgtttaaaaataaaatgtatttttgtgctggttttttcttttgtacccaagtaactgtaactttaacTTTAGGGAGGCTCCTCAACATTCATCCCTCCCTGCTGCCTTCATTCAAAGGGGTCAATGCCCAGCAACAGGCTCTCCAGGCCAGAGTGCTGATAACTGGGTGCACCGTCCACTTTGTAGCTGTAAGTGTTGCGCTAACACATATAAAGCTCATCAAATAAATCCACACAATAAAAGTTCTTCTGTTCTTCTAGGAAGAGGTTGATGCAGGCGCCGTCGTGGTCCAGGAAGCCGTTCCGGTGTTGGTTGGAGACACAGAGGAAAGTCTGTCAGCCAGAATCAGGGAGGCTGAGCACAAAGCGTTCCCTAAAGCTCTGGAGCTGGTGGCCAGTGGAGCGGTGCAACTGGGACCAGATGGAAACATAGTCTGGAAGCAAGAGCGTTGAAATGTCTCTACTAATGCATGTCTGACTAATGATCAGAAACCATAGTTTACAATAAAGTACATCACTGTCAATTGTACTCCTTACATTTAGGACTCTTACCCGTCACCTCTGCTGGTTTCTATGGAAACGCAGGACCGACAACCTCTCATTCCCAGCTCTGGTTGACAGGCGGGTCTCTCCTTCCAGCCCAAACTGGCTCATTAAACTGATAATCTCCTCTGTGGGGAAACAAAGCCTTTAGTTTCTCATTAGGATTAGTTTTTGCATCATAAGCTATTCTACTGACCTGGCTTGTTCTCGGCGATGGTGACGAGGTAAAACAGGCCTTTACTGGAGAGCAGCTGAGGAACCAGAGGGAGGAACCTGTCGGTGACCCGTCTGCCTCGCTCTCCTCCGGCCCACGCCGCCTCTACACCTCTGCTGCCCACCTGAACGGTTCAACAGGTCATTAGATACTCATCTAAGAATTTATCTATCTAGCTACATACATACATACCTCTTCTGATGGAGTGACCACATATGGAGGATTGAAGAGGACGACGTCCACCTTCCCACTAAGCCTTGGCAAAAGACTCTGCACCTGCAAAACAGAGATCATGTTACTATTTCAAACATTACTAATTGCTTCCTTGGACTTACAATGACACTGTGTAACTCTTTCCTTCATAATGCTTTGCTTAAGTCacactttcattaaaaaacatatgcATAAACTTCTGGAACTTTTCTCCGTGATCTGTACCAGGTCTGTGATGACGGGCTGCAGGGCGACCCGGTTACAGCAGGCGGTTCTGGCTGTGcactgagctgcagctggattCACGTCGGTGCAGCTGCAAGTCACAAATAACATTAGAAGAGAGCTGGTTTGACTTTACTGTCATCATGCAGCACTGCTTACTTTTTTAGTGAGTTTCTACATTGCAcatcttcagtttttgtaatgACGTTCTTTTCTGAAGCAAACCATCATACTATGTCATTCTTTATCTGCATTAAGAACATGGCACTGTCTCTTCAATGATTCCTATCAAAGTAGGcttcatttcacaaaataatctCCATGTTCTTAAAGAGCAGATTATGCTCTAACATACTTTAGTGTTACAAGATTAATACGTAGCTCTTCCTGAAACCTTTTCTGGTTATTCTTACTCTATTTGaggaatttctttttatttactacATGTATTGATAACAGAGTGAAGTGAGGTGAAGGAAGCAGTAACTTTAACTCCATCTCTTTTACTCATTTGGAGTATAGAGGCCCACAGAAAGAGCTGAGACCACATTTGACTTTGAAACATACTTTAAGGTAGAtcaatgacaaaataatatatttacacCATGGCCTAAACAACTCTATATACAGAATCCTGATGACTCTCAAGAGGGAGGAGTTTGTCTGCTATCCCCAGGCTTTGTGTTAATTGTTGCCTGCCACCATAGAGCTACTACTGACAGTGAGAGGGAAGCTGTGAGGTGACATGAAACATCTCTGGACCAAGTCTATTGAGTCTTAATGTGTGGTAAATTCACtacatatttatgtatgtaaaaGACACACTCTACTGTGATGACACTACACTTTTATATAATAAtagataaaaacacacatacatagACTGCTCTAATCCTAAATACACAGAGAATCAGTTGTGTCATTCATAGTGAATGTGGCGCTGTGGCTACATATATTAACATTAACTACCTACATTCATATTATTATGTTCTTCAGTATTTGCCAATAAACACCACTCATTATTtcacaagctggactcgaacacaggattcatgtgtccaaagcacaggcACTATCCGTTGTGCCAACCacgcaactgaaaactgatggattcaaacttgtacaagtgccactaagcagattttgcgtacaaaattatgataacaggtcacgagctggactcgaacacaggattcatgtgtcgattcaaacttgtacaagtaccactaagtagattttgcttacaaaattatgataacaggtcacaagctggaatcgaacacaGGATTAATGTgtcgattcaaacttgtacaagtaccactaagtagattttgcgtacaaaattatgataacaggtaacaagctggactcgaacacaggattcatgtgtcgattcaaacttgtacaagtaccactaagtagattttgcttacaaaattatgataacaggtcacaagctggaatcgaacacaggattaatgtgtccaaagcacagtcactatccattgtgccaaccaagcaactgaaaactgatcgattcacacttgtacaagtaccactaagcagattttgcttacaaaattatgataacaggtcacaagctggaatcgaacacaggattcatgtgtccaaagcacagtcactatccattgtgccaaccatgcaagtgaaaactgatcgattcacacttgtacaagtaccactaagcagattttgcttacaaaattatgataaaatgtcacaagctggactcgaacacaggattcatgtgtccaaagcacagtcactatccattgtgccaaccatgcaagtgaaaactgatcgattcacacttgtacaagtaccactaagcagattttgcttacaaaattatgataacaggtcacaagctggaatcgaacacaggattcatgtgtccaaagcacagtcactatccattgtgccaaccatgcaagtgaaaactgatcgattcacacttgtacaagtaccactaagcagattttgcttacaaaattatgataaaatgtcacaagctggactcgaacacaggattcatgtgtccaaagcacagacactatccattgtgccaaccaagcgactgaaaactgatcgattcgaacttgtacaagtgcCACTAAGCggattttgcttaaaaaaattatgataacatGTCAAGAGCTGgactcaagctaggcggagagagggagccccctcgctcaactctaagcagagggagagacccccagggcccctcgctcaagctaggcggagagagggagccccctcgctcaactctaagcagagggagagacccccagggcccctcgctcaagctaggcggagagagggagccccctcgctcaactctaagcagagggagagacccccagggcccctcgctcaagctaggcggagagagggagccccctcgctcaactctaagcagagggagagacccccagggccactcgctcaagctaggcggagagagggagccccctcgctcaactctaagcagagggagagacccccagggccactcgctcaagctaggcggagagagggagcccagggcccctcgctcaactctaagcagagggagagacccccagggccactcgctcaagctaggcggagagagggagcccagggcccctcgctcaactctaagcagagggagagacccccagggtcactcgctcaagctaggcggagagagggagcccagggcccctcgctcaactctaagcagagggagagacccccagggtcactcgctcaagctaggcggagagagggagcccagggcccctcgctcaactctaagcagagggagagacccccagggtcactcgctcaagctaggcggagagagggagcccagggcccctcgctcaactctaagcagagggagagacccccagggtcactcgctcaagcacggcggagagagggagcccagggcccctcgctcaactctaagcagagggagagacccccagggtcactcgctcaagcacggcggagagagggagcccagggcccctcgctcaactctaagcagagggagagacccccagggtcactcgctcaagctaggcggagagagggagcccagggcccctcgctcaactctaagcagagggagagacccccagggtcactcgctcaagctaggcggagagagggagcccagggcccctcgctcaactctaagcagagggagagacccccagggtcactcgctcaagctaggcggagagagggagcccagggcccctcgctcaactctaagcagagggagagacccccagggtcactcgctcaagctaggcggagagagggagcccagggcccctcgctcaactctaagcagagggagagaccccaagggtcactcgctcaagctaggcggagagagggagcccagggcccctcgctcaactctaagcagagggagagaccccaagggtcactcgctcaagctaggcggagagagggagcccagggcccctcgctcaactctaagcagagggagagaccccaagggtcactcgctcaagctaggcggagagagggagcccagggcccctcgctcaactctaagcagagggagagacccccagggtcactcgctcaagctaggcggagagagggagcccagggcccctcgctcaactctaagcagagggagagacccccagggtcactcgctcaagctaggcggagagagggagcccagggcccctcgctcaactctaagcagagggagagacccccagggtcactcgctcaagctaggcggagagagggagcccagggcccctcgctcaactctaagcagagggagagacccccagggtcactcgctcaagctaggcggagagagggagcccagggcccctcgctcaactctaagcagagggagagacccccagggtcactcgctcaagctaggcggagagagggagcccagggcccctcgctcaactctaagcagagggagagacccccagggtcactcgctcaagctaggcggagagagggagcccagggcccctcgctcaactctaggcagagggagagacccccagggtcactcgctcaagctaggcggagagagggagcccaggGCCCCTCGCTCATCTCTAggcagagggagagacccccagggtcactcgctcaagctaggcggagagagggagcccaggGCCCCTCGCTCATCTCTAggcagagggagagacccccagggtcactcgctcaagctaggcggagagagggagcccaggGCCCCTCGCTCATCTCTAggcagagggagagacccccagggtcactcgctcaagctaggcggagagagggagcccaggGCCCCTCGCTCATCTCTAggcagagggagagacccccagggtcactcgctcaagctaggcggagagagggagcccaggGCCCCTCGCTCATCTCTAggcagagggagagaccccagggtcactcgctcaagctaggcggagagagggagcccagggcccctcgctcaactctaagtagagggagagaccccacGGGGTCACtcactcaagctaggcggagagagggagcccaggGCCCCTCACTCAACTccaagtagagggagagaccccacGG from Xiphophorus couchianus chromosome 21, X_couchianus-1.0, whole genome shotgun sequence includes the following:
- the LOC114136380 gene encoding trifunctional purine biosynthetic protein adenosine-3-like, producing the protein MRILTGIFVKKWHGRLLNIHPSLLPSFKGVNAQQQALQARVLITGCTVHFVAEEVDAGAVVVQEAVPVLVGDTEESLSARIREAEHKAFPKALELVASGAVQLGPDGNIVWKQER
- the LOC114136379 gene encoding methyltransferase N6AMT1-like; the protein is MLFVTCSCTDVNPAAAQCTARTACCNRVALQPVITDLVQSLLPRLSGKVDVVLFNPPYVVTPSEEVGSRGVEAAWAGGERGRRVTDRFLPLVPQLLSSKGLFYLVTIAENKPEEIISLMSQFGLEGETRLSTRAGNERLSVLRFHRNQQR